From Gallus gallus isolate bGalGal1 chromosome 14, bGalGal1.mat.broiler.GRCg7b, whole genome shotgun sequence, one genomic window encodes:
- the LCMT1 gene encoding leucine carboxyl methyltransferase 1 yields the protein MATAARDQLPAAGLDEADEAVRGTCEDASVCKRFAVSVGYWKDPYIQYFVRQAKERKAPEINRGYYARVQGVSYLLEAFLKKTECNCQIVNLGAGMDTLFWRLKDENLLPRKYFEVDFPMIVARKIHNIKSKPPLSKPIIETHSGDSLLIDSHSLDSSRYSIVGADLRFSSDLEEKLKKHKLDVHLPTVLVAECVLVYMTPQQSANLLKWAANTFPVAMFINYEQVNMADRFGQIMIENLQRRQCNLAGVEVCRSLESQKERLLLNGWENAHAIDMMKVYSFLPQADVKRIEELEFLDEKELFEQLMQHYCICWASKDSSNLGLADITF from the exons ATGGCGACCGCCGCTCGCGATCAGCTGCCCGCTGCCGGCCTGGACGAGGCGGATGAGGCGGTCCGGGGCACGTGCGAGGACGCATCCGTCTGCAAACG GTTTGCTGTAAGCGTCGGCTATTGGAAGGACCCTTACATCCAGTATTTTGTGAGGCaagccaaagaaagaaaagcacctGAAATCAACAGAG GCTATTATGCTCGTGTTCAGGGTGTCAGTTATCTGCTTGAGGCTTTTCTAAAGAAGACTGAGTGCAACTGTCAGATTGTTAATCTTGGTGCTGGCATGGATACCTTGTTCTGGAGACTAAAG GATGAAAATCTTCTccctagaaaatattttgaagtggATTTTCCAATGATAGttgcaagaaaaatacataatataaa ATCAAAACCTCCCCTGTCAAAACCAATTATAGAAACCCATTCAGGGGACTCTCTTCTAATAG ATTCCCACAGCTTAGACTCCAGCCGATACTCCATAGTGGGAGCAGATCTTCGCTTCTCATCAGATCTCGAGGAAAAGCTAAAGAAACACAAACTGGATGTACA ttTGCCAACAGTTCTGGTAGCAGAGTGTGTGCTGGTTTACATGACTCCACAGCAATCTGCAAATCTTTTAAAGTGGGCGGCGAACACTTTTCCAGTGGCGATGTTTATAAATTATGAGCAG GTGAATATGGCAGATCGGTTTGGGCAGATCATGATTGAGAACCTGCAGAGACGACAGTGTAACCTGGCTGGAGTGGAAGTCTGCAGATCCTTAGAATCTCAG aaggaACGATTGCTGTTAAATGGATGGGAAAACGCACATGCCATTGATATGATGAAAGTGTACAGCTTCTTGCCGCAGGCTGATGTCAAAAG AATAGAAGAACTTGAATTCCTGGATGAAAAGGAACTCTTTGAGCAACTAATGCAGCACTACTGCATCTGCTGGGCCTCAAAAGACAGCAGTAATCTGG gtCTTGCAGACATCACCTTCTAA
- the AQP8 gene encoding aquaporin-8 — MEMVDAERPPAKQNWYECYVLPCLAELLGSAAFVFIGCLSVVEDSIGTGLLQPALVHGLSIVPIVVSLGNISGAHINPVVSLGIWLVGGMKLIMLIPYCIAQLCGGILGAALTKAVASSLNFDSRVGGAFGIIRTNAQIGPALGNEIILTTFLLLVVCMTAVNGETKSPLAPVCIALTVVINIIVGGSISGPCMNPARAFGPAVIANYWLYHWVYWVGPLIGCLISSLLIRFVIGDRKIRLFLK; from the exons ATGGAGATGGTGGATGCCGAGCGCCCGCCAGCCAAGCAGAACTGGTATGAGTGCTACGTGCTGCCCTGcttggctgagctgctgggcagtGCAGCCTTCGTCTTCATCGGCTGCCTGTCAGTTGTGGAGGACTCAATAGGAACCGGGCTGTTGCAGCCGGCACTGGTGCATGGGCTGTCCATCGTGCCCATCGTTGTCAGCTTGGGGAACATCAG CGGAGCTCATATCAACCCAGTCGTGTCCCTGGGCATATGGTTGGTCGGCGGGATGAAACTCATCATGCTCATCCCCTACTGCATTGCTCAGCTCTGTGGAGGGATCTTAGGGGCTGCCCTGACAAAG GCCGTGGCAAGCAGTTTGAACTTCGACAGCAGAGTCGGAGGGGCCTTCGGCATCATCAGGACAAATGCACAGATCGGCCCAGCGCTGGGCAATGAGATCATCCTGACCACCTTCCTGTTGCTCGTGGTCTGCATGACTGCAGTCAATGGGGAAACCAAGAGCCCTCTGGCACCTGTCTGCATCGCCCTGACAGTCGTCATCAACATCATAGTGGG GGGTTCTATATCCGGACCCTGTATGAACCCTGCCCGAGCCTTTGGGCCAGCTGTGATAGCCAACTACTGGCTCTACCACTGGGTGTACTGGGTCGGGCCTCTGATCGGCTGCCTGATCTCCAGCTTACTGATAAG GTTTGTGATTGGTGACCGAAAAATCCGCCTGTTCCTGAAGTGA